The Brevibacillus brevis genome contains a region encoding:
- the fabD gene encoding ACP S-malonyltransferase: MRKIAFIFPGQGSQYVGMGQGLYKAYEVAKRTFEEADEALGYHLSDMCFHGPADELQKTEFTQPAILTHSIAAYRVFEQEFGLRPHFLAGHSLGEITALVCAGAIPFADAVGIVQKRGLFMQQAVPVGVGTMSAISDLDPLTVEEVCHELDTPEERVTVSNYNTPRQTVIAGHVTAIERAEQRLRSMGGSVVRLKVSAPFHCPLMKEAAFQLEHELLDHQYADLSTPVIANVNALPYLGAKNIVEKLTVQMTRPIQWNQTMHFLKNQGVNVVIELGPGVVLRNMMRKTFADVHSFSFDKDEDIANMNELFDSGVLAYPCLISRSLAIAVCTRNSTWDVDAYQSGVVEPYRRIQTMLQEIEQNGLEPTLEQKRAALDMLLSVFRTKGTPIEEQKERFRQLFEETNSRHLFPDFDITSELVIR, translated from the coding sequence ATGAGGAAGATCGCATTCATATTCCCGGGACAAGGCTCCCAATACGTCGGCATGGGCCAAGGATTGTACAAGGCGTATGAGGTTGCCAAGCGCACGTTCGAGGAAGCGGACGAGGCGCTTGGGTATCATCTGTCCGACATGTGTTTTCATGGTCCAGCCGATGAACTGCAAAAGACAGAGTTCACGCAACCGGCGATCTTAACGCATAGCATAGCGGCCTATCGCGTGTTTGAGCAGGAATTTGGCCTGCGTCCACATTTTTTGGCTGGCCACAGCCTGGGTGAGATCACGGCGCTGGTCTGCGCCGGAGCGATTCCGTTTGCCGATGCGGTAGGCATCGTGCAAAAGCGCGGACTGTTTATGCAACAAGCAGTCCCGGTCGGCGTCGGGACGATGTCGGCAATATCCGACCTAGATCCGCTGACAGTGGAAGAGGTCTGCCACGAACTTGATACACCGGAAGAGCGCGTGACGGTTTCCAATTACAACACGCCGAGACAGACTGTCATTGCCGGCCATGTTACAGCGATTGAGCGTGCGGAACAGCGTCTTCGTTCGATGGGGGGCAGTGTCGTTCGGCTGAAAGTCAGCGCGCCGTTCCATTGTCCCTTAATGAAAGAAGCAGCTTTTCAATTGGAGCATGAACTGCTCGACCATCAGTACGCGGACCTGAGCACGCCAGTGATTGCCAACGTGAACGCTCTGCCTTACTTAGGGGCGAAGAACATCGTGGAAAAGCTCACCGTGCAGATGACCCGGCCGATCCAATGGAATCAGACCATGCACTTCCTGAAAAACCAAGGTGTAAATGTGGTAATTGAATTGGGACCAGGTGTGGTTCTGCGCAACATGATGCGCAAGACCTTTGCGGATGTGCACAGTTTCTCTTTTGATAAGGATGAAGATATCGCTAACATGAACGAACTGTTCGACTCTGGCGTTCTGGCGTACCCGTGCCTGATCTCGAGAAGCTTAGCCATCGCTGTTTGCACACGTAATTCCACCTGGGATGTAGATGCTTATCAATCCGGTGTTGTGGAACCCTACCGCCGCATTCAGACGATGCTTCAGGAGATCGAACAGAACGGCCTGGAACCGACTCTTGAGCAAAAGAGAGCAGCGCTCGACATGCTGCTCTCCGTGTTCCGTACCAAAGGCACGCCGATCGAGGAACAAAAGGAGCGGTTTCGACAGCTGTTTGAGGAGACTAACTCCCGTCACTTGTTCCCTGACTTTGACATCACCTCCGAGTTGGTCATCAGGTAG
- a CDS encoding SDR family NAD(P)-dependent oxidoreductase, whose amino-acid sequence MDNLLDFRIMEFRDDPVDIDIQSVSKKDIAIIGMAVRFPHAETVEEFWQNISGGMDSIREFPLSRRKDTLPLLRHQGVPPQEITYIKGGFLRDVDTFDYRFFGLSYAEASLMDPCQRLFLQTAWQALEDAGYGGDRLASTKTGVYLGFSNDFDTERTYKRYIFEIQPESSALAFTGNSKAIIASRLSYLLDLKGPSMVIDTTCSSSLVAVHLACQAIRNGDCDNALVGGIEVHLLPLQADAHEKMGIESSDYKTKSFDHRSNGSGNGEGVAAVLLKPFDQALRDGDAIYAVIKGSAINQDGASMGLTAPNAKAQEQVLLEAWKAAGIDPTTLTYIEAHGSGTQLGDPIEVEGLHKAFAHYTTEQQFCGIGSVKTNIGHLGNCAGIAGLIKTTLALQHERLPASLHFQRPNGKIPFISSPLYVVDETRPWETDNGQPRRAGVSSFGLSGTNCHVVLEEAPRVVKERVKGSRLHLLTLSAKSQSALLELVDRYRERLKQSIDLTPADLCYTANTGRGHYGHRLAIVFENLHDLENKLCGIEDVDRLPTDVYAGVHRLTSVEGAKCEAHARTNSELQILTEQTRTLLADMDKEAATYAQLSRLADLYVQGASVPWQALYTHGRVVHLPVYPFEKSRCWIDNPPETSLFHVIGWQSVQNELILSPLTGAVLFLKGRSLWSERMLAELKRLAVRVVEVSMGTEYAHTGNDAYTIRPIQEDYSRLIGDLKGVSIETILHAGMIGNDPQATALEALEEAQQRGVWSLFHLTKATLEHKWKHPVEILLLGQQVYEVTGSESTLYPEAAPLFGLGKVVSHEYPHLSCTCLDLDETGDPVQVAAWLGVKDRPYLTAIRGTERYTEVLRPLAVRPNAPAPVKRGGAYLITGGTGGMALEVARYLSEQERVTIALVSRSELPARSEWERLLAGKPSRKLRNALERLIEIEQNGANLRFYAADVADEAQMKSVIADLRATSGRICGVVHAAGVAGNGFLVRKSEQTFREVLAPKVRGTLILDQLTAADSPDFFMLFSSVSTLMAAVGQGDYTAANAYLDAFAKARNRRGLWTQCLNWAMWKETGMAVDYDVQNDSPFHELYTDEALLALNDILHGQESRVVIGGLKYGEMTELLQVDPPFLSTEIRVVIEKRAAQQQVAPYVSAEAREMEVKPVVLIGRDQQEFSAIEQQLAAIWSRLLQVEEISLYDNFYDLGGNSILATHLLRALDDSFPNQFDITDIFSYPSIALMAEYLENQQKHPVNVSLDTINEEDLDDLLDRLSDGKLSVDEASVLFKLVGDDKWKA is encoded by the coding sequence GTGGATAATTTGCTTGATTTTCGTATTATGGAATTCCGTGATGACCCAGTGGATATCGATATCCAAAGTGTTTCCAAAAAGGACATTGCCATTATCGGCATGGCAGTTCGGTTTCCTCATGCTGAAACGGTTGAAGAATTCTGGCAAAACATCTCCGGGGGCATGGATTCCATACGCGAATTCCCCTTATCTCGGCGCAAGGACACCTTGCCACTCCTGCGTCATCAAGGGGTGCCCCCGCAAGAGATCACGTATATCAAAGGTGGCTTTCTCAGGGATGTGGATACTTTTGATTACCGATTTTTCGGGCTCTCTTATGCGGAAGCGAGTCTGATGGACCCTTGCCAGCGGTTGTTCCTGCAAACCGCTTGGCAAGCACTGGAGGATGCTGGATACGGAGGTGACAGGCTGGCTTCCACGAAGACAGGAGTGTACTTAGGATTTAGCAATGACTTCGATACCGAGCGCACGTACAAGCGCTACATCTTTGAAATACAACCTGAATCCTCGGCGCTAGCTTTCACGGGAAATAGCAAGGCGATCATTGCGAGCCGTCTGTCGTACCTGCTCGATCTGAAAGGTCCTTCTATGGTCATCGACACGACTTGTTCGTCCTCTCTGGTGGCTGTGCACTTGGCCTGCCAAGCGATCCGGAACGGGGATTGTGACAACGCCTTGGTAGGAGGTATTGAAGTTCACCTCTTGCCCTTACAGGCAGACGCTCATGAAAAAATGGGCATCGAATCGTCTGACTACAAAACGAAGTCGTTCGATCACCGCTCCAATGGCTCCGGCAACGGGGAGGGAGTAGCGGCCGTCTTGCTGAAGCCTTTCGATCAAGCGTTGCGAGACGGGGATGCGATCTATGCGGTGATCAAGGGAAGTGCGATCAACCAAGACGGTGCTTCGATGGGGCTGACCGCTCCGAATGCGAAAGCACAGGAGCAAGTCTTGCTCGAAGCATGGAAAGCAGCTGGCATCGATCCGACTACACTCACCTACATCGAAGCGCACGGTAGCGGAACGCAGCTCGGCGATCCGATTGAAGTGGAGGGACTGCACAAGGCGTTTGCGCACTACACAACCGAGCAACAGTTTTGCGGGATCGGTTCCGTCAAAACCAACATCGGACATCTCGGCAATTGTGCAGGTATCGCCGGGTTGATTAAGACCACCCTTGCTTTACAGCACGAGAGGTTGCCGGCCTCATTACATTTCCAGCGACCCAACGGCAAGATTCCGTTTATTAGCTCCCCTCTCTATGTGGTAGACGAGACACGCCCGTGGGAGACGGACAACGGACAACCGCGCCGGGCTGGGGTAAGTTCATTCGGACTGAGCGGAACGAACTGCCATGTCGTATTGGAGGAAGCGCCACGTGTCGTCAAGGAGAGGGTGAAAGGTTCTCGCCTGCACTTGCTCACCCTGTCTGCCAAAAGCCAATCTGCGTTGTTGGAACTGGTAGACCGTTACCGGGAGCGGTTGAAACAGTCCATTGACCTTACGCCCGCTGATCTCTGTTACACGGCGAACACAGGACGTGGGCACTACGGTCATCGCCTCGCAATTGTGTTCGAGAACCTTCATGATCTTGAAAACAAGTTGTGCGGTATCGAAGATGTGGACCGTCTACCGACCGATGTGTACGCCGGTGTGCACAGGTTGACATCTGTCGAGGGGGCCAAGTGCGAGGCGCATGCCCGCACCAATAGTGAATTGCAAATTCTCACGGAGCAAACGCGCACCTTATTGGCCGACATGGACAAGGAAGCCGCCACATACGCACAGTTGTCCAGATTGGCGGACTTGTATGTGCAGGGGGCATCGGTGCCCTGGCAGGCTTTGTATACCCATGGACGGGTCGTTCATTTGCCCGTATACCCCTTTGAGAAATCTCGTTGCTGGATCGACAACCCACCGGAGACCAGTCTGTTTCATGTCATCGGATGGCAGAGCGTTCAGAACGAGTTGATTCTATCACCTCTCACAGGCGCGGTCCTATTTTTGAAGGGACGGAGCTTGTGGTCGGAGCGCATGCTGGCAGAGTTAAAAAGGTTGGCCGTGCGCGTTGTGGAAGTGTCTATGGGAACTGAGTATGCACATACGGGTAACGACGCGTACACTATTCGTCCCATTCAAGAGGACTATAGCCGCTTGATTGGAGATCTAAAGGGCGTGAGCATCGAGACAATCCTGCACGCCGGTATGATCGGGAACGATCCACAAGCGACTGCGCTTGAAGCGCTGGAAGAAGCCCAGCAGCGCGGAGTTTGGAGTCTCTTCCACCTGACCAAAGCGACGCTTGAACACAAGTGGAAACACCCTGTTGAAATCTTGTTGCTCGGTCAGCAAGTCTATGAAGTGACGGGGAGCGAGTCCACTTTGTATCCTGAAGCGGCCCCTCTCTTTGGATTGGGGAAAGTCGTTTCCCATGAGTACCCGCATTTGTCCTGCACTTGTCTCGATCTTGACGAAACTGGCGATCCGGTTCAGGTGGCGGCATGGCTTGGAGTGAAGGATCGACCTTATCTGACGGCGATCCGCGGCACAGAGCGTTATACGGAGGTCTTGCGTCCGTTGGCTGTTCGCCCGAATGCTCCGGCACCAGTTAAACGAGGCGGGGCCTATCTGATCACCGGCGGCACCGGCGGTATGGCTTTGGAAGTGGCTAGATATCTGTCAGAGCAGGAACGTGTAACGATTGCGTTGGTGAGCCGTTCGGAGTTGCCTGCACGTTCGGAGTGGGAGCGACTGTTGGCAGGCAAGCCCTCGCGCAAACTACGCAACGCGCTCGAACGGTTGATAGAGATTGAACAGAACGGAGCCAATCTGCGGTTCTATGCGGCTGACGTTGCAGACGAAGCACAGATGAAGTCTGTGATCGCAGATCTGCGGGCGACATCTGGTCGCATCTGTGGTGTCGTGCATGCAGCCGGAGTTGCAGGAAACGGATTTCTTGTCCGCAAATCGGAGCAAACGTTCCGCGAGGTGCTTGCCCCGAAGGTGCGGGGTACGTTGATCCTCGATCAGCTGACAGCCGCTGATTCGCCTGATTTTTTCATGTTGTTCTCCTCGGTTTCTACGCTCATGGCAGCGGTCGGTCAAGGGGACTACACAGCGGCAAACGCCTATCTGGATGCGTTTGCAAAGGCCAGGAACCGACGCGGTTTGTGGACACAGTGCTTGAACTGGGCGATGTGGAAAGAGACAGGAATGGCTGTCGACTACGATGTGCAAAATGATTCGCCTTTCCATGAACTGTACACGGATGAAGCGTTGTTAGCTTTGAACGACATCTTGCACGGACAGGAGAGCCGCGTGGTAATTGGGGGGCTCAAATATGGCGAGATGACCGAATTGCTTCAAGTCGACCCCCCTTTTCTGTCCACTGAGATCCGCGTGGTGATCGAAAAACGGGCGGCCCAGCAACAGGTCGCGCCGTACGTATCGGCAGAGGCCAGAGAGATGGAAGTGAAGCCGGTTGTGCTTATCGGTAGGGACCAACAAGAATTCTCTGCTATCGAGCAACAACTCGCCGCGATCTGGTCGCGTCTGCTTCAGGTTGAGGAGATATCGCTGTACGACAACTTTTATGACCTTGGGGGCAACTCTATCCTCGCGACCCATCTGTTGCGAGCATTGGATGATTCATTTCCCAATCAATTTGACATCACCGACATCTTCTCTTATCCGAGCATCGCGCTGATGGCCGAGTATCTGGAAAATCAACAGAAACATCCGGTTAACGTCTCTCTAGACACCATAAACGAGGAGGACTTGGACGATCTGCTCGATCGTTTGTCGGACGGGAAACTGTCAGTGGATGAGGCGTCCGTACTCTTTAAATTAGTGGGTGATGACAAGTGGAAAGCGTAA